A window of the Pelagicoccus enzymogenes genome harbors these coding sequences:
- the rsfS gene encoding ribosome silencing factor, which produces MSTESKVELKGEELLTLCCQTLANAKAENIVALDVRETSSITNYLVLASGLAEPHLKALRRELDKALKDHKVKILGVDEGDFSGWAVVDAFDIMVHLFSEETRETYKLEALWKDAIPVDVEKLLEGK; this is translated from the coding sequence ATGAGCACCGAATCGAAAGTAGAACTGAAAGGCGAAGAGCTGCTAACCCTTTGCTGCCAAACTTTGGCCAACGCCAAGGCAGAAAACATCGTAGCCCTCGACGTACGCGAGACTTCCTCGATCACGAACTATCTGGTGCTCGCTTCCGGCTTGGCCGAACCTCACCTCAAGGCCCTTCGCCGCGAGCTCGACAAGGCCCTCAAGGACCACAAGGTCAAGATCCTCGGCGTCGACGAGGGCGATTTCAGCGGCTGGGCAGTCGTGGATGCCTTCGATATCATGGTTCACCTTTTTTCGGAAGAAACCCGCGAGACCTACAAGCTGGAAGCGCTCTGGAAGGACGCGATTCCTGTCGACGTCGAAAAGCTCCTCGAGGGCAAATAA